The following proteins come from a genomic window of Bos mutus isolate GX-2022 chromosome 28, NWIPB_WYAK_1.1, whole genome shotgun sequence:
- the EXOC8 gene encoding exocyst complex component 8 encodes MAMAMSDSGASRLRRQLESGGFEARLYVKQLSQQSDGDRDLQEHRQRIQALAEETAQNLKRNVYQNYRQFIETAREISYLESEMYQLSHLLTEQKSSLESIPLTLLPAAAAAGAAAASGGEEGGGGAGGRDQLRGQTGFFPSPGGASRDGSGPGEEGKQRTLTTLLEKVEGCRHLLETPGQYLVYNGDLVEYEADHMAQLQRVHGFLMNDCLLVATWLPQRRGMYRYNALYPLDGLAVVNVKDNPPMKDMFKLLMFPESRIFQAENAKIKREWLEVLEETKRALSEKRRREQEEAAAPRGPPQVTPKASNPFEDEDDDEPTVPEIEEEKVDLSMEWIQELPEDLDVCIAQRDFEGAVDLLDKLNHYLEDKPSPPPVKELRARVDERVRQLTEVLVFELSPDRSLRGGPKATRRAVSQLIRLGQCTKACELFLRNRAAAVHTAIRQLRIEGATLLYIHKLCHVFFTSLLETAREFETDFAGTDSGCYSAFVVWARSAMGMFVDAFSKQVFDSKESLSTAAECVRVAKEHCQQLGDIGLDLTFIVHALLVKDIQGALHSYKEIIIEATKHRNSEEMWRRMNLMTPEALGKLKEEMKSCGVSNFEQYTGDDCWVNLSYTVVAFTKQTMGFLEEALKLYFPELHMVLLESLVEIILVAVQHVDYSLRCEQDPEKKAFIRQNASFLYETVLPVVEKRFEEGVGKPAKQLQDLRNASRLIRVNPESTTSVV; translated from the coding sequence ATGGCGATGGCTATGTCAGACAGTGGGGCTAGCCGTCTGAGGCGGCAGCTCGAGTCGGGCGGCTTCGAGGCGCGGCTGTACGTGAAGCAGCTCTCACAGCAGTCGGACGGGGACCGGGACTTGCAGGAGCACCGACAGCGCATCCAGGCGCTGGCGGAGGAGACGGCGCAGAACCTGAAGCGCAACGTCTACCAGAACTACCGGCAGTTCATAGAGACGGCCCGTGAGATCTCCTACCTGGAGAGCGAGATGTATCAGCTCAGCCACCTGCTGACGGAGCAGAAGAGCAGCCTGGAGAGCATCCCGCTTACCCTGCTGCCTGCTGCCGCTGCCGcgggcgccgccgccgcctctggaggggaggaaggaggaggtggcGCGGGGGGCCGTGACCAGCTCCGGGGCCAGACCGGCTTTTTCCCCAGCCCCGGGGGCGCCTCCCGGGACGGTTCTGGGCCAGGCGAGGAAGGAAAGCAGCGAACCCTCACCACCCTGCTTGAGAAGGTGGAAGGCTGCAGGCACCTGCTGGAGACGCCGGGACAGTACCTAGTGTACAATGGTGACCTGGTGGAATACGAGGCGGACCACATGGCCCAGCTGCAGCGGGTGCACGGCTTTCTCATGAACGATTGTTTGCTGGTGGCCACCTGGCTGCCACAGCGGCGGGGAATGTATCGCTACAACGCCCTTTATCCCCTGGATGGTTTGGCTGTGGTCAATGTCAAGGACAACCCACCCATGAAGGACATGTTCAAGCTGTTAATGTTTCCCGAGAGCCGTATTTTTCAGgcagaaaatgcaaaaatcaaacGGGAGTGGCTGGAAGTGCTGGAGGAAACCAAGAGGGCCCTCAGTGAAAAAAGACGCAGGGAACAGGAGGAGGCAGCGGCCCCTCGAGGGCCACCCCAAGTGACCCCCAAGGCCAGTAACCCGTTTGAGGACGAAGACGATGACGAACCAACTGTTCCCGAGATAGAAGAAGAGAAGGTGGACCTCTCAATGGAATGGATCCAAGAATTGCCTGAAGACCTGGATGTCTGTATTGCCCAGAGGGACTTTGAAGGTGCCGTTGACCTCCTGGATAAATTGAACCATTACCTAGAAGACAAGCCCAGCCCACCTCCTGTGAAAGAACTAAGGGCGAGAGTGGATGAGCGTGTCCGCCAGCTCACCGAGGTACTAGTTTTTGAACTCTCCCCGGATCGGTCCCTGAGAGGTGGTCCCAAGGCGACCCGCAGGGCAGTTTCTCAACTAATCCGGCTTGGCCAGTGCACGAAGGCTTGTGAGCTGTTTTTGAGAAACAGGGCGGCAGCTGTACACACTGCAATACGCCAGCTTCGCATTGAAGGGGCCACCTTACTCTACATTCATAAGCTGTGCCACGTCTTCTTTACCAGCCTTCTGGAGACGGCCAGGGAATTTGAGACCGACTTTGCAGGCACCGACAGTGGCTGCTACTCTGCCTTTGTCGTCTGGGCGAGGTCAGCCATGGGCATGTTCGTGGATGCTTTCAGCAAGCAGGTGTTCGACAGTAAGGAGAGCCTCTCCACGGCAGCCGAGTGCGTCAGAGTGGCGAAGGAGCATTGTCAACAGCTGGGCGACATCGGACTCGACCTCACCTTCATCGTCCACGCCCTTCTGGTGAAAGACATCCAAGGAGCCTTGCATAGTTACAAAGAAATCATCATCGAAGCCACTAAGCATCGCAACTCAGAGGAGATGTGGAGGAGGATGAATTTGATGACTCCGGAGGCCCTGGGGAAActcaaagaggaaatgaagagctGCGGGGTGAGTAACTTTGAGCAATACACGGGGGATGACTGCTGGGTGAACCTGAGTTACACGGTGGTTGCGTTCACCAAGCAGACCATGGGCTTCTTAGAAGAGGCACTGAAGCTGTATTTCCCAGAGCTGCACATGGTGCTTTTGGAGAGCCTGGTGGAGATCATTCTGGTTGCTGTTCAGCATGTGGATTACAGCCTTCGGTGTGAGCAAGATCCAGAGAAGAAGGCTTTTATCAGACAGAATGCATCTTTTCTGTATGAAACAGTCCTCCCCGTGGTGGAAAAAAGGTTTGAGGAGGGTGTGGGGAAACCT